DNA from Aggregatimonas sangjinii:
TTCCGATTTGGCCACAGGAGTGTAATTGAGTTTAGTATACATGGGAAAATGATCTGATCCTATGTGCGCTTCCCTTGAAATTTCCATAAGGGTAAAATCCTTAGTGTGAAAAATATGGTCTAAGGGCCATCTAAAAAATCTATGATTGGCATTAAAGGTATTGAAGAATCCTCGGCCCCTTCTAGGATCGAGCAGACCACTTATTTTTAGAAATAACCGCGTGGTTCTCGACCAAGCTACATCGTTCAGGTCGCCGAATACAAGAATACTATCATCTTCACGTTTCAATTCCCGGCCGACCAGTAGTAATTCGGCATCCCTATTTGTTGACGTGCTGCTTTCACTTGGGCTCGGTGGTCTTGGATGAAGACAATGAAGACCGATTTTTTTACCATCCGATAGTATAATTTTCCCATGAATGGAGGGTATGTCATCCGCTACCAAATATTCAACCCTCATATCTTCTAGCGGATATTTAGAGTACAGATGCATACCATAGCGATTATCCTTCGGAACTTTTACTTGATATTCGTATTGCGATTCAAGACAGCTTAGGGCATTTTCCCATTGCGCATTCGATTCCAATGTCAACAACACATCTGGATTTCGCCTTTTCGTAAGTTGAATCAATTTATCGTAGTCGCTATTGCTCATCAGTACATTGCTTACCAG
Protein-coding regions in this window:
- a CDS encoding endonuclease/exonuclease/phosphatase family protein, encoding MAIAVYEFSSPWSIFMLGLLVFSLAYQFIKIYPYTPVAPKQVQSYVGEANSNHIALLVSNVLMSNSDYDKLIQLTKRRNPDVLLTLESNAQWENALSCLESQYEYQVKVPKDNRYGMHLYSKYPLEDMRVEYLVADDIPSIHGKIILSDGKKIGLHCLHPRPPSPSESSTSTNRDAELLLVGRELKREDDSILVFGDLNDVAWSRTTRLFLKISGLLDPRRGRGFFNTFNANHRFFRWPLDHIFHTKDFTLMEISREAHIGSDHFPMYTKLNYTPVAKSEQNGLKASDEEEDWAEKKIEKADPNKNEI